In one window of Ruminococcus hominis DNA:
- a CDS encoding FAD-dependent oxidoreductase — MKRKFPHLSSPITIGRVTFRNRMFSAPMGGTDITNDGCIGPKSTAFYELRGKGGAAAVTVSECMVHPKTDGSHAYHLDTTILNSLAAATYTADAIHRHGAVPSLELSHSGMYAGTYMTDKTKQHEMHQWGACDTVRADGVKVKALSEEMIREIVEAYGQTAALAKRAGFGMIMIHGGHGWLLNQFLSPYFNKRTDKYGGSLENRCRLAMEVLQSVREAVGPGFPIEFRMSGSELFEGGYALEEGVRIAQQLEPYIDLLHVSAGTYQRGFGDTHPSMFKEHGCNVYLAAEIKKHVSIPVATIGALNDPEQMEEIIASGKADVVYMARALLADPFLPRKIMENRDDEIVKCLRCFTCMAERAATSTRRCTVNPLIGREIEGNEVRPAVVKKKVLVAGGGPGGLYAAYTAARRGHQVILCEKEAELGGILKSEQALPFKHEMYELIGTYEKFARNAGVEIHLNTEVTPELAEKENADALIVAVGSTPLVPPIPGLDGENVVIVNDYYKQKEKVTDKVVVFGGGLAGCECAIHLGMEGKEVHLVEMRNELAPDANVRHRPLLLKEIDKYVTVHTGCRGMEVTKEGIICETEKKEQILVPGTSVICALGQHSRTDIVDTLRDCAPYVAVIGDAGKVSTITNAVYEGYHAALDI; from the coding sequence ATGAAACGAAAATTTCCACATTTATCCAGTCCGATTACAATTGGAAGAGTAACTTTCCGTAATCGTATGTTTTCAGCACCGATGGGTGGAACAGATATTACAAATGATGGATGTATTGGACCGAAATCTACGGCATTTTACGAGTTGAGAGGAAAAGGAGGAGCGGCAGCGGTTACAGTAAGTGAATGTATGGTACATCCGAAAACAGATGGTTCACATGCATATCATCTGGATACTACCATTTTAAACTCGTTGGCAGCAGCAACCTATACGGCGGATGCAATTCACAGACATGGAGCAGTACCGAGTCTGGAATTATCACATTCCGGTATGTATGCAGGAACATATATGACCGATAAAACAAAACAGCATGAGATGCATCAGTGGGGCGCATGTGATACAGTCCGTGCGGACGGAGTCAAAGTAAAAGCATTGTCAGAAGAGATGATTCGGGAAATTGTCGAAGCTTATGGTCAGACAGCGGCACTTGCCAAACGTGCCGGATTTGGAATGATTATGATTCATGGCGGTCATGGATGGCTGTTGAATCAGTTTTTATCGCCATATTTTAATAAACGTACAGACAAATATGGTGGAAGTCTGGAAAATCGATGTCGTCTTGCAATGGAAGTGCTCCAATCTGTTCGTGAAGCAGTAGGACCGGGATTCCCAATTGAATTTCGTATGAGCGGGTCAGAGCTGTTTGAAGGTGGTTATGCTCTGGAAGAAGGTGTGCGCATCGCGCAGCAATTAGAGCCATATATTGACTTGCTTCATGTATCCGCAGGAACATATCAGAGAGGATTCGGAGATACACATCCATCCATGTTTAAAGAGCATGGCTGTAATGTATATCTTGCAGCAGAAATCAAAAAACATGTATCTATTCCGGTTGCTACAATTGGGGCATTGAATGATCCGGAACAGATGGAAGAAATTATCGCTTCCGGTAAAGCGGATGTGGTATACATGGCACGTGCACTTTTGGCAGATCCATTTCTCCCAAGAAAAATAATGGAAAACCGAGATGATGAGATTGTAAAATGTCTGCGTTGCTTCACTTGTATGGCAGAACGTGCTGCAACATCGACAAGAAGATGTACGGTGAATCCATTGATTGGAAGAGAAATAGAAGGTAACGAAGTGAGGCCAGCAGTGGTTAAGAAAAAGGTGCTCGTTGCAGGTGGCGGTCCGGGAGGATTGTATGCGGCGTATACTGCTGCGAGAAGAGGACATCAGGTAATTCTCTGTGAAAAAGAAGCGGAATTAGGTGGAATATTAAAAAGTGAGCAGGCACTTCCGTTTAAGCATGAAATGTACGAACTGATAGGAACATATGAGAAGTTTGCACGTAATGCAGGCGTAGAGATTCATTTAAATACAGAAGTGACACCAGAACTTGCCGAGAAGGAAAATGCAGATGCACTGATTGTAGCAGTCGGTTCCACGCCGCTTGTACCTCCGATTCCGGGACTGGATGGTGAGAATGTTGTTATTGTAAATGATTATTACAAACAGAAAGAAAAGGTAACAGACAAAGTCGTTGTATTTGGTGGCGGTCTTGCAGGATGCGAGTGTGCGATTCATCTTGGTATGGAAGGAAAAGAAGTACATCTGGTAGAGATGCGAAATGAACTGGCACCGGATGCAAATGTACGTCATCGTCCTCTGTTATTAAAAGAAATCGATAAATATGTGACGGTACATACCGGATGCAGAGGTATGGAAGTGACAAAAGAAGGAATCATCTGTGAAACAGAAAAAAAAGAGCAGATTCTTGTACCGGGTACAAGTGTAATCTGTGCATTGGGGCAGCACTCCAGAACAGATATAGTAGATACATTGCGTGATTGTGCACCATATGTGGCAGTAATTGGAGATGCCGGAAAAGTATCTACGATTACAAATGCGGTTTATGAAGGGTATCATGCAGCATTGGATATATAA
- a CDS encoding LysR family transcriptional regulator → MDTKDIRSFRLVYEERSINQAAKQLFITPQGLSRIIHKLEEELQIALFERTKGGMVPTECGDYFYAQSQELLYQLEDMKYHLQKMNSRQRKIKIGFACGVLNLVSLKKLNAIQSEMPDVSVQWEELENQEVAEQVNRGLLDIGFIIGTIPGNEIESCVVYEGKMNVLVYPGHPFYEKERLSIEELKEQPLISLNQKYFSYHSFMQRCGDFGFVPNIIINTMESQLIYRFCNEKLGLGIDADIHKTDRLYPDIRRIELQDAIPWKVSMIYRKNEQVRFLVERLAQIM, encoded by the coding sequence ATGGACACAAAAGATATCAGAAGCTTTCGACTTGTCTATGAGGAGCGGAGTATCAATCAGGCTGCAAAACAGCTTTTTATTACACCACAGGGATTGAGTCGGATTATTCACAAACTGGAAGAAGAGTTGCAGATTGCATTATTTGAACGGACAAAGGGCGGGATGGTACCTACGGAATGTGGGGATTATTTTTATGCACAGAGTCAGGAGTTACTATATCAATTAGAAGACATGAAGTATCATTTGCAGAAAATGAATAGCAGACAGCGAAAAATAAAAATCGGATTTGCGTGTGGTGTATTGAATCTTGTATCACTAAAAAAGTTAAATGCGATTCAAAGTGAGATGCCAGATGTGTCTGTGCAGTGGGAAGAACTGGAAAATCAGGAGGTAGCAGAACAAGTAAACAGGGGATTGTTAGATATCGGATTTATTATCGGAACAATTCCGGGAAATGAGATCGAAAGTTGTGTCGTATACGAAGGCAAAATGAATGTTCTGGTATATCCGGGGCATCCGTTTTATGAGAAAGAAAGGCTAAGTATAGAAGAGTTGAAAGAACAGCCGTTGATTTCATTAAATCAAAAGTATTTCAGTTATCATAGTTTTATGCAGCGGTGTGGTGATTTTGGATTTGTGCCGAATATCATTATCAATACAATGGAAAGTCAGCTTATTTATCGTTTCTGTAATGAGAAATTGGGACTTGGGATTGATGCAGATATTCATAAGACAGACCGGTTATATCCTGATATTCGAAGAATTGAATTGCAGGACGCCATACCATGGAAGGTATCTATGATATATCGGAAGAATGAACAGGTGAGATTCTTAGTGGAACGATTAGCACAGATTATGTAA
- a CDS encoding sulfite exporter TauE/SafE family protein, with the protein MNTIITIEPTISMFLIVCPFLFLAGLVDAIGGGGGLISLPAYLIAGLPTHTAIATNKLSSTCGTTLATARFIKNGLVNFKLAVPSVIMAIIGSAIGAHISLIIPEKIMMHVLIVILPIAAFFVLNKKLFHDNENDVITLDKRTYLTASIAAFVIGMYDGFYGPGTGTFLIIAFTVFAKLSIKTANAQAKVINLTTNITSLVIFFLNGQVLIPLGIAAALCNMLGGYLGAGMVMKSGAKIVRPSILLVLFLLLLKIII; encoded by the coding sequence ATGAATACCATTATTACAATCGAACCGACGATTTCTATGTTTCTGATTGTCTGTCCGTTTTTATTTCTCGCTGGGTTGGTTGACGCAATCGGCGGCGGAGGCGGTCTGATCTCGCTTCCAGCCTATCTGATTGCCGGACTTCCTACCCATACTGCGATTGCAACTAACAAACTTTCATCAACCTGCGGGACTACCCTTGCAACCGCCCGCTTTATCAAGAATGGCCTGGTAAATTTTAAATTAGCAGTTCCATCCGTTATTATGGCAATTATCGGCTCTGCCATCGGAGCTCATATTTCTCTGATTATTCCCGAAAAAATAATGATGCATGTACTGATTGTCATTCTGCCGATTGCTGCGTTTTTTGTACTAAACAAAAAGCTGTTCCATGATAATGAAAACGATGTTATTACACTTGATAAACGTACTTATCTCACTGCTTCCATTGCTGCTTTTGTGATTGGAATGTATGATGGATTTTATGGTCCGGGAACCGGTACATTTTTAATTATCGCCTTTACTGTATTTGCTAAACTTAGTATTAAAACAGCCAATGCACAGGCAAAAGTTATTAATCTTACAACCAATATCACTTCTTTAGTCATATTCTTTTTAAACGGGCAGGTACTTATCCCTCTTGGAATTGCTGCTGCCCTTTGTAATATGCTTGGAGGTTATCTTGGCGCAGGAATGGTAATGAAAAGTGGAGCTAAAATTGTTCGTCCTAGTATTTTACTTGTACTATTTCTGCTCCTGCTGAAAATCATCATATAG
- the gpmI gene encoding 2,3-bisphosphoglycerate-independent phosphoglycerate mutase, with product MSKKPTVLMILDGYGLNDKEKGNAVAEGKTPVMDKLMAEYPFVKGYASGMAVGLPDGQMGNSEVGHLNMGAGRIVYQDLTKITKAIQDGEFFENKALIAACENVKSNDSALHLMGLMSDGGVHSHIEHVFGLLELAKKQGIEKVYVHCFLDGRDTPPASGKEYVEQLEAKMKELGVGAVASVSGRYYAMDRDNRWDRVEKAYNAIVKGEGETAESATAGIQASYDNDVTDEFVLPTVIVKDGAPLATIKENDSVIFFNFRPDRAREITRTLCDDEFTGFERGERVKTTFVCFTEYDVTIANKQVAFVKDEITNTFGEFLAKNGLKQARIAETEKYAHVTFFFNGGVEEPNEGEDRILVKSPKVATYDLKPEMSAYEVCDKLVDAIKSDKYDVIIINFANPDMVGHTGVEDAAIKAIEAVDECVGKAVDAIKEVDGQMFICADHGNAEQLIDDETGEPFTAHTTNPVPFILVNADPAYKLREGGCLADIAPTLIELMGMEQPAEMTGKSLLVK from the coding sequence ATGAGTAAAAAACCAACCGTATTGATGATTCTTGATGGATATGGATTGAATGATAAAGAAAAAGGCAATGCTGTTGCTGAAGGTAAAACTCCGGTTATGGATAAGCTTATGGCAGAATATCCATTTGTAAAAGGATATGCAAGTGGAATGGCTGTAGGACTTCCAGATGGACAGATGGGTAACTCAGAAGTAGGACATCTGAACATGGGAGCAGGAAGAATTGTATATCAGGATCTTACAAAGATCACAAAAGCAATCCAGGATGGAGAGTTCTTTGAGAATAAAGCACTTATTGCAGCTTGCGAAAATGTAAAAAGCAATGATTCTGCACTGCATTTAATGGGATTGATGTCTGATGGTGGAGTACACAGCCATATTGAACATGTATTTGGACTTCTTGAACTCGCTAAAAAACAAGGCATTGAAAAAGTATATGTACATTGCTTCCTTGATGGCCGTGACACACCTCCGGCATCAGGAAAAGAATATGTAGAGCAGTTAGAAGCTAAGATGAAAGAACTTGGTGTTGGAGCAGTTGCAAGCGTATCAGGACGTTATTATGCAATGGATCGTGATAATCGTTGGGATCGTGTGGAAAAAGCTTACAATGCAATCGTTAAAGGGGAAGGCGAGACAGCTGAGTCTGCTACAGCAGGAATTCAGGCATCTTATGACAATGATGTGACAGATGAATTTGTACTTCCAACAGTCATTGTAAAAGATGGTGCACCACTCGCAACAATCAAAGAAAATGACTCTGTTATCTTCTTTAACTTCCGTCCTGACAGAGCAAGAGAGATCACAAGAACTCTTTGCGATGATGAATTTACAGGATTCGAAAGAGGAGAAAGAGTAAAAACAACATTTGTTTGCTTTACAGAGTATGATGTTACAATCGCAAACAAACAGGTTGCATTTGTAAAAGATGAAATTACAAATACATTTGGAGAATTCCTTGCAAAAAATGGTCTGAAACAGGCTCGTATTGCAGAAACAGAAAAATATGCACATGTAACATTCTTCTTTAATGGTGGAGTAGAAGAGCCAAATGAAGGAGAAGACAGAATTCTTGTAAAATCTCCAAAGGTAGCAACATATGACTTGAAACCTGAGATGAGTGCATATGAAGTGTGCGATAAATTAGTAGATGCAATCAAATCTGATAAGTATGATGTAATCATCATCAACTTTGCTAATCCGGATATGGTTGGACATACTGGTGTAGAAGATGCAGCAATCAAAGCGATTGAAGCTGTTGATGAGTGCGTTGGCAAAGCAGTAGATGCCATTAAAGAAGTCGATGGACAGATGTTTATTTGTGCAGACCACGGAAATGCAGAGCAGCTGATCGATGATGAAACGGGAGAGCCATTTACAGCTCACACAACAAATCCGGTTCCATTTATTCTTGTAAATGCAGATCCTGCATACAAATTAAGAGAAGGTGGATGTCTGGCAGATATCGCTCCTACATTAATCGAATTGATGGGAATGGAACAGCCAGCTGAGATGACAGGTAAATCTTTACTTGTAAAATAA
- the tpiA gene encoding triose-phosphate isomerase → MARKKIVAGNWKMNKTPSEAVALVEELKPLVANEEVDVVFCVPAIDIVPVVEATKGTNIQVGAENMYFEESGAYTGEISPAMLVDAGVKYVVLGHSERRDYFGETNEDVNKKVLKAFEHGLTPIMCCGETLEQREQGVTMDFIRQQVKVGFQNVTADQAKEAVIAYEPIWAIGTGKTATTEQAEEVCAGIRACIAEVYDEATAEAIRIQYGGSVNAGNAAELFAQADIDGGLVGGASLKADFGKIVNYK, encoded by the coding sequence ATGGCAAGAAAGAAAATTGTAGCAGGAAACTGGAAAATGAACAAAACTCCAAGTGAGGCAGTAGCACTTGTAGAAGAATTAAAACCATTAGTAGCAAATGAAGAAGTTGATGTTGTATTCTGTGTACCAGCAATCGACATCGTTCCTGTTGTGGAAGCAACAAAAGGAACAAACATCCAGGTTGGTGCTGAGAACATGTATTTCGAAGAGAGCGGAGCTTACACAGGAGAGATTTCTCCAGCAATGCTTGTAGATGCAGGAGTAAAATATGTTGTTCTTGGACATTCTGAGAGAAGAGATTACTTCGGAGAGACAAACGAAGATGTAAATAAAAAAGTTCTTAAAGCATTTGAGCATGGTCTTACACCAATCATGTGCTGTGGAGAAACTCTTGAGCAGAGAGAACAGGGTGTTACAATGGACTTTATCCGCCAGCAGGTTAAAGTTGGATTCCAGAATGTAACAGCAGATCAGGCTAAAGAAGCAGTTATCGCTTACGAGCCAATCTGGGCTATCGGAACAGGAAAAACAGCTACAACAGAGCAGGCTGAAGAAGTTTGTGCAGGAATTCGTGCTTGCATCGCTGAAGTTTATGATGAAGCTACAGCTGAGGCAATTCGTATTCAGTACGGCGGATCTGTAAATGCTGGTAATGCAGCAGAGTTATTTGCTCAGGCAGATATCGATGGAGGTCTTGTTGGAGGAGCTTCCCTCAAAGCTGATTTTGGAAAAATTGTTAACTACAAATAA
- a CDS encoding phosphoglycerate kinase: MLNKKSVDDINVKGKRVLVRCDFNVPLIDGKITDENRLVAALPTIKKLVADGGKIILCSHLGKPKGEPKPELSLAPVAVRLSELLGQEVKFAADPEVVGPNARAAVEAMKDGDIILLENTRYRAEETKNGEAFSKDLASLCDVFVNDAFGTAHRAHCSNVGVTQFVDTAVVGYLMQKEIDFLGNAVNNPERPFVAILGGSKVSSKISVIENLLDKVDTLIIGGGMCFTFSKAQGGKVGNSLLEEDYCQYALDMIKKAEEKGVKLLLPVDAIIADEFSNDANTKVVPMGEIPEGWMGLDVGPETAKLYADAVKDAKTVVWNGPMGCFEMPKFAAGTETVAKALADTDAVTIIGGGDSAAAVNQLGYGDKMTHISTGGGASLEFLEGKELPGVAAANDR; the protein is encoded by the coding sequence ATGCTTAACAAAAAATCAGTAGATGATATCAACGTAAAGGGCAAAAGAGTTCTTGTAAGATGCGACTTCAACGTTCCATTGATCGATGGAAAAATTACAGATGAAAACCGTCTTGTAGCAGCTCTTCCAACAATCAAAAAATTAGTTGCAGATGGAGGAAAGATTATTCTTTGTTCTCACCTTGGAAAACCAAAGGGAGAGCCAAAGCCAGAATTATCACTTGCTCCAGTAGCAGTTCGTTTATCAGAATTACTTGGACAGGAAGTAAAATTTGCTGCTGATCCAGAAGTAGTAGGACCAAACGCAAGAGCTGCAGTAGAAGCTATGAAAGATGGAGATATCATCCTTCTTGAGAACACTCGTTACAGAGCTGAAGAGACAAAGAACGGAGAGGCATTCAGTAAAGATCTTGCATCTCTGTGTGATGTATTCGTTAACGATGCATTCGGAACAGCTCATAGAGCACACTGCTCTAACGTTGGTGTAACACAGTTCGTTGATACAGCAGTTGTTGGATACTTAATGCAGAAAGAGATTGATTTCCTTGGTAATGCAGTAAACAATCCAGAGAGACCATTCGTAGCAATCCTTGGTGGTTCTAAAGTTTCAAGCAAAATCTCTGTAATCGAGAACTTACTTGATAAAGTAGATACATTGATCATCGGTGGTGGAATGTGCTTCACATTCAGTAAAGCCCAGGGTGGAAAAGTAGGAAATTCTCTTCTTGAAGAGGATTACTGCCAGTATGCATTGGATATGATCAAAAAAGCTGAAGAAAAAGGTGTAAAACTTCTTCTTCCTGTAGATGCAATCATTGCAGATGAATTCTCTAATGATGCAAATACAAAAGTAGTTCCTATGGGAGAGATTCCAGAAGGATGGATGGGACTTGATGTAGGTCCAGAGACAGCTAAGTTATATGCTGACGCTGTAAAAGATGCGAAGACAGTTGTATGGAACGGACCAATGGGATGTTTCGAGATGCCTAAATTCGCTGCAGGAACAGAGACAGTTGCAAAAGCACTTGCTGATACTGATGCAGTTACAATCATTGGTGGTGGAGATTCAGCAGCAGCAGTTAACCAGCTTGGATATGGTGACAAGATGACACATATCTCAACAGGTGGTGGAGCTTCTCTGGAATTCCTTGAAGGAAAAGAATTACCAGGTGTTGCAGCAGCAAATGATCGTTAA